ATTCCCTTATGTTCGGGAAAGTCTTCAACGACTTTGTCAAGTGGCTGACATCGTTGTCGTCTCCGCCACTCCGGAAGAGGCACTTAAACGGGAATGGGCAGAACACGGATTGGACCAATACGTGCGGGCCATTCTCGGTCAGGAAAGCGGAACAAAGAAGGACTTCCTCGCGCTGGGTAGCCAGTATCCATCAGGCCATACTCTTATGGTGGGTGACGCTCCCGGAGACCAAAAAGCAGCTGAGGCGAACTCAGCACTTTTCTTCCCAATCAATCCAGGCAAAGAAGAGCAAAGCTGGGAGGAATTCTACAAACGAGGAATAGACCACTTCATCAACGGATCTTTCAGCGGCGAATATCAAGCTCAACTGATTGCAGAATTCGACCGTGCTTTGCCGGCGAATCCGCCTTGGGTGGAGGAACCGGATGTGTAACACAGAAAAAGCCAGAAAATACAACTCTATAGAGCAGCAACTCGGCAGGTTGTTCGGGAATTGACCGATAAGTTACATCTGATTCTCCTGACATACGTCAGGAACTAGTTACACCAGAACGAGGACGCAAAGATGAGCGATTTATGTGACATTGCGGTCATTGGGCTGGAAGTCATGGGCCGGAACCTGGCCCTGAATATCGAAAGCCGCGGCTATAAAGTGGCCGTGTACAATCGCACTACCGAGAAAATGGAAAAGTTTATCGAGGGGCCGGCAAAGGGCAAACGTATCGTCGGTTGCCGGACGCTGGAAGAACTCGTTAAGGCTCTCGCCCGGCCCCGCAAGGTCATGATGATGGTCAAAGCCGGTCCCGCCGTTGATGATCTGATTGAACAGCTCATCCCTCTTTTGGAACCCGGCGATATCCTGATTGATGGCGGAAATACCCATTTTGCCGACACCGAGCGCCGCACCCAGTATGTGGAATCTAAAGGACTTCTCTATATTGGAACTGGCGTATCGGGTGGCGAAGAGGGCGCCCTCAAAGGACCGAGCCTTATGCCAGGCGGTAGCGAAAAAGCCTGGCCTTTCGTCAAACCGATCTTTCAGGCCATCGCAGCCAAGGTCGGCCCGAACAAGGATATCCCGTGCTGCGATTGGGTGGGGCCACGCGGCGCAGGCCACTATGTCAAAATGGTCCATAACGGTATCGAATACGGCGACATGCAATTAATAGCTGAGGCCTACTGGCTGCTCAAGCACGCCCTGGGTGCTTCCAATGATGAATTGTACGATATTTTCGATCAGTGGAATCGTGGAGAACTTAACTCCTATCTTATCGAAATTACTCGCGATATTTTCAGCGTTATTGACAAAGAAACGGGTCAATATCTTGTAGATTTGATTCTTGATAAAGCGGGAGCCAAGGGCACCGGTAAATGGATGAGTCAAGATGCCCTGGACCTGGGAATTCCCAGCACTCTGGTCACAGAAGCGGTCCATGCGCGAAACCTTTCAGCACTGAAGAGCGAACGAGTTCGCGCCGCCGAAATCCTGCATGGCCCCAGGGGTGGTCGATATGAGGGCGATAGACGGGCATTCATTGAGGAGATCCGTCAGGCACTCTATGCCTCCAAGATTGTCAGTTATGCACAGGGGTTTGTTCAACTCCGCGAGGCGGCCAAGGAATATAAATGGCCGCTCAACTTCGGTAGCATTGCCATGCTCTGGCGAGGCGGTTGTATCATCCGCGCCGTGTTCCTCGAACGCATCAAAGAAGCATTCGATGAAAATCCTCAGTTGGAAAATCTCCTTCTGGCACCTTATTTCCGCCAGGCCGTGGAAAAAGCACAATCGGCATGGCGGCATGTTGTAACGGTGGCCGTGCAATTAGGAATCCCTATCCCCGCGTTTGCTACCGCCCTGACCTATTATGATGGCTATCGATCCGCCGTGTTGCCTGCCAATTTGATCCAGGCACAACGAGACTATTTCGGAGCGCACACCTACGAGCGTATCGACAAGCCCGGACAGGGGCCGTTCCATACTGATTGGCTTTCTGAACGCAGAACGCCGAAAGAAAGCACGACGTAGTCTCCGCTGTGTCTTTTGGGCATTGAATATTCAAAAAGCAGGAGTAATTCCATGACTACTGCTGAGTATCTGGAAGACCTTTTCGGACTTCACGGCCAGGTTGCCGTTGTCATCGGCGGTGCGGGGGAACTGGGCGGGGCCCTCTGCGAGGGAATCATGCGGGCAGGGGCGCATGTCGTCGTGGCTGATCTCTCCGAGGAAGCCTGCCAGAGACGTGTCGAAAAGCTCAAACAGTTTGGAGACCGGGTGAGTTACTGTTTGGTTGACGTGACCAACCGGCGATCAATCGAAGCACTCTTGGACTTTGCATTAAAAATCAAGGGGCGTGTGGAAATTTTGGTCAATTGTGCAGGTATCAACGCGGGAAGTTCGTTTTTGGACGCCAGCCCCGAAATGTGGGACAAAATCATGGCTGTTAACCTGAAAGGGGTGTTTGAGGCTTGTCAGGTCTTTATTCGTCACATGCTTGCAGCCGGTGGCGGTTCAATTCTCAATATCGGGTCCGTCACGTCATTCCTTCCCTTATCTAAAGTGTTCGCCTATGCGGCATCTAAAGCAGGGGTGGTCAATCTGACGAAAAATATTGCTAACGAATTTGGCGATAAAGGAATCCGCGTCAACGCAATTTGTCCGGGTTTCTTTCCCGCGGAACAAAACCGAAAACTTCTCGACGAAGAGCGTGTACGCAACATCATCAGCGGCACGCCGATGCATCGCTTTGGTGAACCGCATGAACTCATCGGAACCGCCCTGCTGCTGCTTTCACCTAAGGCCGGAAGCTACATTACTGGCGCGGCCTTCTATGTAGATGGCGGCTTCACCGCTGCATGGTTCTAAATAGTTTGGCAGGTCCTTTCCCCGCATCAAATTCGATTCAGCCTCGCCCCCAATCTGACTGAACTTGTGCAGCCCAGGTTGGGGTTTGCAGATTTATTCTACCTGAAGATTGACGCGTGAATGAGCTTCTTCATGAACGGCGGGTACTGCCTGGCTACGCCGGGCGACTCAGGCTGAAGATAGGCAATAGTAGCGAGAGACCGATCGTCCCCACCACAAAGCCCATCACGATGATCATGACCGGCTCAATCAGACTGGTGACCGTTTTGATCGTCGTTTCCAACTCACGCTCATAAAATTCTGCGGTTCTTTCCAGTACAGCGTCGAGATGTCCCGTCTCTTCCCCCGCTGCGACCATCTGAACAAGCGATCGGGGGAATATCGCATGCTGTTTCATACAGTCGCAAATTCGCCGACCTTCGATAAGTCCGTCTTTGATACTCAGCCACGCGCGTCGGACAACGGTATTCTCCGCAATTTCGGCAGCAAGCTCAATCGCCTCGAGCACGGATATTCCCGAACCTAAAAGCGTTCCCAACGTTCGCACACTTCGGGACAGCGCGACTTTCTTAGTCACCATTCCCAGCATGGGAACGCGCAATTTAAAGGCGTCCCACCATTCGCGACCTTTTTTTGTCCTCCGAAAAATGACGCCCGCCACAGCCAGACCACCGACGGCCGATATCACCGCCGGCCCATATTTCACCGCAAAGTCTGAAATCCCCAACATCACGACGGTGATTTTCGGAAGTTTTGCATGTCGCGATTCAAAGACCGGAACAAATTTGGGGAGCACGAACGTCAACAAAAAGGTCGTCACTGCAATCGACATGATCAGCATAATTGCCGGATAAATCATTGCCGATCTGATTTTGGATCTCGTCTCATATTCCGATTGCATGTAGCCGGCAGCGCGACGCAACATGCTTCCCAGGGCTCCGGTTTTTTCGCCAGCCTTGGCAAGAGCCACGAACGTTGCATTGAACACCCGAGGAAATTGCGCAATTGCAGATGAAAAGTCTTGCCCCCCTTCCACAGACTCCTTCACTTTCCGCAACACAGCGCGCAGTGTCGGATTTCTTTCTTCCTCGATTGCCGCGGCCAGCGCCGGTGCGAGTGTCACGCCGGACTCTACAAGGATCGCCAGCTGCTGAGTAGTGGTGATGAGATCCCGAGACCGCACCCTGACCAGTGGCGATACATCGTCCTCGTCATCATACTCGAGCTGCTCACCTCGGGCAATTTGAGTGCCAGTTTCGTTTAGTCGCTGGGCAACATTCTTCACGGTTTCCGCCCGGGCGTAGCTTTTAAAAGCCGTTTGGGCTGGAATTGGTGAGCCAGATTCTAATCTCATACCACGACACTTTCAACGGCAAGCTAGAAGACTAACTATCTATTGTGTGAAGCTCACAGAAATCCATGCGAAAACTGGCACCACATGCCTATCTATCTCTTTCGGTGTCGTTTCATTATTCGTCATTGATTCTGCGAATGAGTTTCTTGGTGATTTATGACTATCCCCCGCCGGCCCCAATGTCCGCGAGTTCGACAATGTCTCCCACGGCGTGGAGCACCTCTTCGATCGTGGTAAGCCCCTCCTGGACTTTCCGAAATCCGTCCTGGCGGATGTTGACCATCCCATTCGCTTCAGCCGCTTTGCGGATCTGATGGGCACTGGCACCGGCGACAATCATATCGCGAATATCGTCGGTAATGATTAACAGTTCGTGTATTCCGATTCTTCCTTTGTAACCCGTGTTTCGACAATTCTTGCAACCCACTCCTTTATAGAACACTTCGCACTGGCATCCCATCCGCTCCAGAGCACGTCGCAACGGCCTCGGTGGCTCGTACGGGTGGCGGCACTTCGTGCAAATGCGCCGCAGGAGTCGCTGTGCCAATACAGCGTTGAGCGCTGCCGAAATCAAATATGTCTCGATTCCCATATTCGCAAGCCGGGTGATGGCGGACGCTGCATCATTGGTGTGCAGCGTGCTGAACACCAGATGGCCGGTCAGCGCTGCCTGAATTGCCGTCCGAGCTGTCTCTTCGTCGCGGATCTCCCCTACCATGATCACATCCGGATCCTGCCGAAGCAGCGTGCGTAGCGCTTTGGAAAATGTCAGACCAATTTTCTCCTGAACCTGAAATTGATTGACTAACGGCAGGTGATATTCAATAGGATCTTCAACAGTGCAAATGTTGTTTTCCATCGACGAGATTGCATTCAGACACGCATACAGTGTGGTGGACTTACCACTTCCCGTGGGACCAGTTGCCAGAATAATCCCGTTGGGAGCGCGGATCGCAATCCTTAGTTGAGTGAGAATATCTTCGGAGAATCCCAGATCCTCCAGATTAAGGGAAACACCCCGAGTGTCCAGAATTCGTATGACCGTCTTTTCCCCCCTCTGTCCCGGAAAAGTATTCACCCGCAGGTCGATTTTCCGGCCTTCGAGCATTACATTAACCCGGCCGTCCTGCGGAAGGCGGCGCTCACTGATGTCCATACCCGCCATGATCTTGATCCGGCTGCTGATGGGCGCGGCGAGATGGGCGGGAAGCTCCAACGCTTTTTGCAGGCGTCCATCTATGCGATATCGAACTCTTACGCAGCGTTCGGCAGGTTCAATGTGAATATCACTTGCTCCCTCCTTTACAGCATTAAAGATGATATAATTTACAAGCCGAATGACCGGCGACTGACCTGCAATCTCAGCCAGGTTGCCAATATCCTCGATGGCGTCCTCAATCAGGGTGACATCAGCCGTTTCTGCCCCATCGATGATATCGTCAATCACGAGGACGCTCGAATTAGGCAGGGACGCGATCATCCGTCGAATATCCCGCTGGGTTGCTACCACTGGATTCACGCGAAGCCCCGTCAAATACTCGATCTCCTGGAGCAGGAAGAGGTTCGACGGTTCATGAACCGCTACTGTCAACTCATCCCTGACGCGAAAAAGTGGCAGAATACAGTTATTCTCAATGTAGTCCCGGGGAAACAGATCAACAATCTTGGGGTCGAAATAGCGAAGTTCCAGTCGAACAAAAGGCAAGCCGTGTTCTTCCGCCAGGCATTCCGCGATCTGCTCTTCCGTGCAATATCCAAGACTTA
This is a stretch of genomic DNA from Thermogutta terrifontis. It encodes these proteins:
- the gnd gene encoding decarboxylating NADP(+)-dependent phosphogluconate dehydrogenase, translated to MSDLCDIAVIGLEVMGRNLALNIESRGYKVAVYNRTTEKMEKFIEGPAKGKRIVGCRTLEELVKALARPRKVMMMVKAGPAVDDLIEQLIPLLEPGDILIDGGNTHFADTERRTQYVESKGLLYIGTGVSGGEEGALKGPSLMPGGSEKAWPFVKPIFQAIAAKVGPNKDIPCCDWVGPRGAGHYVKMVHNGIEYGDMQLIAEAYWLLKHALGASNDELYDIFDQWNRGELNSYLIEITRDIFSVIDKETGQYLVDLILDKAGAKGTGKWMSQDALDLGIPSTLVTEAVHARNLSALKSERVRAAEILHGPRGGRYEGDRRAFIEEIRQALYASKIVSYAQGFVQLREAAKEYKWPLNFGSIAMLWRGGCIIRAVFLERIKEAFDENPQLENLLLAPYFRQAVEKAQSAWRHVVTVAVQLGIPIPAFATALTYYDGYRSAVLPANLIQAQRDYFGAHTYERIDKPGQGPFHTDWLSERRTPKESTT
- a CDS encoding SDR family NAD(P)-dependent oxidoreductase; amino-acid sequence: MGIEYSKSRSNSMTTAEYLEDLFGLHGQVAVVIGGAGELGGALCEGIMRAGAHVVVADLSEEACQRRVEKLKQFGDRVSYCLVDVTNRRSIEALLDFALKIKGRVEILVNCAGINAGSSFLDASPEMWDKIMAVNLKGVFEACQVFIRHMLAAGGGSILNIGSVTSFLPLSKVFAYAASKAGVVNLTKNIANEFGDKGIRVNAICPGFFPAEQNRKLLDEERVRNIISGTPMHRFGEPHELIGTALLLLSPKAGSYITGAAFYVDGGFTAAWF
- a CDS encoding type II secretion system F family protein; the protein is MRLESGSPIPAQTAFKSYARAETVKNVAQRLNETGTQIARGEQLEYDDEDDVSPLVRVRSRDLITTTQQLAILVESGVTLAPALAAAIEEERNPTLRAVLRKVKESVEGGQDFSSAIAQFPRVFNATFVALAKAGEKTGALGSMLRRAAGYMQSEYETRSKIRSAMIYPAIMLIMSIAVTTFLLTFVLPKFVPVFESRHAKLPKITVVMLGISDFAVKYGPAVISAVGGLAVAGVIFRRTKKGREWWDAFKLRVPMLGMVTKKVALSRSVRTLGTLLGSGISVLEAIELAAEIAENTVVRRAWLSIKDGLIEGRRICDCMKQHAIFPRSLVQMVAAGEETGHLDAVLERTAEFYERELETTIKTVTSLIEPVMIIVMGFVVGTIGLSLLLPIFSLSRPA
- a CDS encoding GspE/PulE family protein; protein product: MTDAVSKRRQKRLGDILIEKGYLRPEQLEEALEQQRLTGRSRLLGEILLSLGYCTEEQIAECLAEEHGLPFVRLELRYFDPKIVDLFPRDYIENNCILPLFRVRDELTVAVHEPSNLFLLQEIEYLTGLRVNPVVATQRDIRRMIASLPNSSVLVIDDIIDGAETADVTLIEDAIEDIGNLAEIAGQSPVIRLVNYIIFNAVKEGASDIHIEPAERCVRVRYRIDGRLQKALELPAHLAAPISSRIKIMAGMDISERRLPQDGRVNVMLEGRKIDLRVNTFPGQRGEKTVIRILDTRGVSLNLEDLGFSEDILTQLRIAIRAPNGIILATGPTGSGKSTTLYACLNAISSMENNICTVEDPIEYHLPLVNQFQVQEKIGLTFSKALRTLLRQDPDVIMVGEIRDEETARTAIQAALTGHLVFSTLHTNDAASAITRLANMGIETYLISAALNAVLAQRLLRRICTKCRHPYEPPRPLRRALERMGCQCEVFYKGVGCKNCRNTGYKGRIGIHELLIITDDIRDMIVAGASAHQIRKAAEANGMVNIRQDGFRKVQEGLTTIEEVLHAVGDIVELADIGAGGG